TCTCGTCAAAATCTCCGCCAAGGCCGCAACCGGCCAGCAGGGGGGCGATCAGAATCGCGACGACAAGCGGCAGCGTTCGTGGCATTGCGCGCATCGCGACCCTTTGAAAAATTCGAAGTGGTTCAGCGCGCCAGTCGGCGGCGCCGGCGACGGCCCGAACTGTTGCCCTGGTCGGGCTCAAGCCCATCCGGTCCACGCTCGATCCGGATGACCGGAAGAATGATGACCATGGCAGGTTCCGAGCTCGCATCGATGGTGCGACCCCGGCCAAAGCCGAGACTCTGACCGGCGTCTTCGGGAAAACGGATGACTTCGCCCATTGCAGTCCCCTATTCCGTCCCGGCCTACCGTCTCGCTACGGTATCAATGTGCTGTCGAACCCCAAACCTCGCTCACCAAACTGTACTCGATACCCACGGACCTGCCGGATCGGTGCTTATGATTAAAGGGGCCGCAAGGTTAACGCTCTGCTAACGCGGCCGCCCTAAAGTCGGGCCAAGCGCCGAGTTTGTCCCAAGTACCATGATCAAGCCGCCCAGCATTTCACCGATCGACGGCCTCGTCGACCTCGCCTGCCGCGACGGCGTCGATGTGCGCCCGACGCTGCTACGCGTTCTCACCGACCTTTATGTGCAAAAGCCGGCGCATAGCGCCGACGAGATCACGCAGTATGTCGAACTGGCACTCGGCCTTATCGACTCTGTCGACGACACCACCCGCACGGCGGTCGCCGCCAGCCTGGCGCATTATCCGGCGGCGCCCCCCGCCATCCTCGCCAAGCTCGGCCTCGCGGACAGCGTGCCGGCCCCGCGCCCTGCCCTGCCTGAAGTAACAGCCCTGCCCGAGTTCACATTCGCCCCCGAAGCCACGCTCGTGCCGGAAGCCCCGTCGGCCGACCTCGCTCCTGCCGAACTACCGGCAGTATCGATCGCTGCCGCCAACCTAACCGACGTTTTCCTCGACGCGTCTCCCGCCGACCGCCGGCTGATCCTTGCCAATCTCGATGTCGTGGCCAACCCGGCGGCGCTGATCGCGCCGCTGCCGGACGACAAAGTCGCGCGTCTGGAGCAGGCCGCGCTGCACCGCGAGCCCGCGACCTTTGCCCGCGTCGTCGAAAAGGCGCTCGGCATCGATGGCGAACTCGCCCGCCGCATCGTCGACGACAATTCCGGCGAACCCATCGTCATCATGGCGCGTGCACTCGGCATCAAGGCAGCGGTGCTGCAGCGAATCCTGTTGTTCCTCAATCCTGCGATTGGTCAATCGGTCGAGCGCGTCTTCGACCTCGCCGTACTCTATGACGAGATTTCACTGGCAGCCGCCTGCCACATGGTCGCGTTGTGGCGGCAGGATGCGCCGGCCGCGCAAACGCCGCATAAGGGCCGTCACGAGCCGATGTATCAGGAAGACGTGCGCGCGGTGCGCCGACCACTGGCGCGAGAGAGTCGTCGTGCCGATCCGCGCGAGACCGCGGCGCCTCACAAGGCGGTCCGCTAACGTCCGCGCCTAAGCGACAACCTGATCGAGAAAGTGCCGCCCGGCGCGATCTTCGGATTCGACAATCCAAACATCGGGATCGAAGCGGATTTCCTTCTGCAGCCGGGCGTCGATATCCGCTTCCGGGGCCGGCCCCTCGCGGCCAACGACAATACTGAAAGCGCGGTCGGTCGGGGTATCGTCGGTGAACGCGGTTTGCGGCGCCGGCCCGTACAAAATGGCAGTACCGTCCAGCCGGTTGACGACGATGAAGATCGCGCCTGCTTCTTCAGCCCCGCGCTTGCGCACGACGGCGAAGGCGCCTTCGATATTGCAGCGGCGCACATAGGCCGCGACCCAGATGCTCGATTTCAGCCGCATGCGCCTGACTAGCACGCCCCGGCGCCGACAATCGACCGTTATTCGAGCGGCCGGCCCGTCATCGCCGACAGTTCTCGCACGAAGCGATCCGAAATCTGGCCGGTCACCGGCAGTTTACGGTCGCGCTCGAACTTCTCGATCGCCGCCCGCGTCGCCGCGTCGAAATTGCCGGTCGGCTTGATCTGGCCGTAGCCGAAATCCGCCAGCGCCCTTTGCACGGCAAGCACGCGCGGCGACGGCGCGATCAAGTCGGCGATCGGGTCACGGCGCGGCTGTTGCGGCATCGGCGCGGCACCGGTCGACGTCGAAGCCCGCATGATGCGCAGCAGCTCCTCCGGCGCGTTGGGATCGATCTTGACCCCCGCCGCTTGGGCGAAATCGCGCGCACCGGCATCTGTTTTAGCACCCCAGATTCCGTCAGCCGTGCCGTCATAGAAACCGCGGCGAGTGAGTTCGCGCTGGATCTCCGCAATCGTCTGCACGCGGTTGAGCGTCGGCGCCAGCGGTTGAGCGACCGCCGGCAAGGCTTGCACCGGCGGCACGCGGGTCGGCTGCGCGACGACCGGTTCCGGCGCAGTGACAGCGGCCGGCCGCGCCGCGAAGAACGGCGCCGGATGCGGGCCCTTCTGCATGATCAGCGCGTTGACGAAGATGATCACGGTCGCCGTGCCACCCAGAAGTACACCCACGAACTCGCGCGGATGCGCGAGGATCAGACGGCCGATACCGTTGGATGTAGGCTCGTCCACCTGGGCAACCGCTGCTCGGCTCTTTCGCTTACGCACTTTTCTTCACCAGTACTTTGGCGGCCGCGGCGAGATCGCCGGCCCGCTCCGTCACCAGCCGGATCGGATCGGCCGGAGGTTTATGTCCTTCGCAATCAATTGGCAGGCGAACGGTAACCCGCGTGCCTTCGCCGAGCCGGCTGCGGATATCGATCTCACCGCCGTGCAATTTGACGAGCCCCTTCACGA
The Pseudolabrys sp. FHR47 genome window above contains:
- a CDS encoding DUF2336 domain-containing protein, whose amino-acid sequence is MIKPPSISPIDGLVDLACRDGVDVRPTLLRVLTDLYVQKPAHSADEITQYVELALGLIDSVDDTTRTAVAASLAHYPAAPPAILAKLGLADSVPAPRPALPEVTALPEFTFAPEATLVPEAPSADLAPAELPAVSIAAANLTDVFLDASPADRRLILANLDVVANPAALIAPLPDDKVARLEQAALHREPATFARVVEKALGIDGELARRIVDDNSGEPIVIMARALGIKAAVLQRILLFLNPAIGQSVERVFDLAVLYDEISLAAACHMVALWRQDAPAAQTPHKGRHEPMYQEDVRAVRRPLARESRRADPRETAAPHKAVR
- a CDS encoding DUF1491 family protein, with protein sequence MRLKSSIWVAAYVRRCNIEGAFAVVRKRGAEEAGAIFIVVNRLDGTAILYGPAPQTAFTDDTPTDRAFSIVVGREGPAPEADIDARLQKEIRFDPDVWIVESEDRAGRHFLDQVVA
- a CDS encoding peptidoglycan-binding protein — its product is MDEPTSNGIGRLILAHPREFVGVLLGGTATVIIFVNALIMQKGPHPAPFFAARPAAVTAPEPVVAQPTRVPPVQALPAVAQPLAPTLNRVQTIAEIQRELTRRGFYDGTADGIWGAKTDAGARDFAQAAGVKIDPNAPEELLRIMRASTSTGAAPMPQQPRRDPIADLIAPSPRVLAVQRALADFGYGQIKPTGNFDAATRAAIEKFERDRKLPVTGQISDRFVRELSAMTGRPLE